The sequence ACCCCATGGATATCATTGAAATTTCTCCATATCTTATGATACACTTTTTGAACATCCAAGAAGATGCTCCTCCTATTAAACAAAAGTTAAGAAACATGGCCTacggaagaaaaaaaaaaaaaaaaaaatcattaaggCGGAAGTAAAATTATTAAGGCTTGTTAAGTGGTTTGTTGTTAAGCCTTGCATTTTATCCAACGTAACGTAGGAAACTTGAGAGTACTAGTGTATATTGAGTTGGTCCTTAATAAGCATTTAAGTGATTTTGGTAAATAAGCAGTACACCCATATGAGGTGTTGGTCGAAATTTTTGTTCTCGTATGTTTTTAAATAGGCATAACACTCGTTTAGCTCCCCAAACTAAGATTTCAAAGTCAATTATGAccctaaactattaaaatcatcaaccagGTCTATGAACTAgttaaaaatcatcaattgagtcctcattCTAAATAATAGTCTTTAATTGAGACCTGATCGAAAATCATTTGGCTGAACAGTTTCAGTCCTTCTTTCCCAAacccattttgaaccaacacagagaTTATTACAAACTATATCAAATTGTCACAGTTTCCGATTTTGGGATAGAATTCAATTGatcatttttatttagttcaggatctgattgatgattttgatagtttaagaccTAATTGATATTGAAGCTTTAATTTAGGAATCCATTTGGATGTAATGCCTTTTAAATACTTTGgaacttatttattttcttactattgaaattttttatgtAACAGAAATGCATTTATTTGTTGCAATTTTTAAAaggttttgcaacatattattTCTATCTCTTTGAATATCTTCAATACATTTTACAGAATACTAATTTTCCGagcattttcaattttaatgtTCCAAACCTTCAAAGGTCACGAGTATAGAAGCAAAGTTTTTTAGGCAATTTTAGTTATGTCGTTCCACAGCTTGAAGCTTCTATCCTGAAGTGTAGTAGGATTATAAAAATATGGTAATCTTGAAGGGCGACCACAGTCTACCAACAATTGCTTTCAAGGCAATGGCACATGGACGATGCAATCCTCTGTTCTATTGTGCTTTCTGTTTCCAAAAGATACAACTACTTCTTGTAGAGATCAGATCAAACCTATATTTCCAGCTAAGTTTAATATCTATTTTCTGTACTTGTTTGTGTGTATAGTTTAAGCCGGGAAGTTATATCTATTTTATACCTtcataattcatttttttattaatttaattttatcaatcattaattaattagataataaCAAACAACTTATAACAACTATTAACTAGTATTTACTAACAACTGAATCACATAACAGGCCTTTAATTGATACTTCATATATATCATTCTgctattagtaaaaaaaaataaatcattaacaatttttttaaaacatgtcAAATTTAGGGAAATCCCCAAAGTTGAATCAAGTAATGACCCAAATCTAAAAAATCCCAAACACAGATGAGAAGAAACAAGACGTTACTGATAGACCAATTCTATGACAAGTAATGTTTCCCTCTCTCATTCCCTTGCGGGTACTTAATTTTGCTTCTCAAAACTTGCCTTtatgttttttgtttgttttaccCCAGATCAGATCAGACCAGACCTCCGAGTTTTTCTTGGCCTTACTACACAATCATATCAGGAAGAGCAACCCTCAAGCCCCAATTTGGAATTTAGCCAGCCACACACCTCATCCATCTCTTGAGGGATTGTGTAATGACCAAGCCTGGATCATGGAATCAAATCTTTCATCTCAATTAACTTCAACCATTTTAGAAAACAAATTAATCTACATTTTATCTATACATTACCCGTTGTATGCTTTGAATGTCACATCCTGGAATCCAGTAGACCCCAAAACCTGTGAAGATTTTTCACCATACTTGTAAGGAACTACGTCATCACCTGCAATTAACCAAATATCTTACTCAGGTTTTAAGGTTCCTTTGGCTCTTTGACAAAACTGAAGAAAAGCCTgcttttttctttatttcctAGTTCCTATCCATTTGTTCTGACCGGAAAGATATTCTGGTAATGCACACACTATCTATGAAATTATATATTGCATTTCATCATTTGAAATGATCCACTTCCCCAACAGAATTTTCTGCAATGCTTAAAGTTCATACAAGCGCAGTCGGATTTCTAAACCAATTGCATTACAACCATTATAAGATGCTTGGCATCATGCACATGTAGCTCCAATAATTGGTTATGAGAATTTTATTTGGTGGAACAAGTACCATTGATACAACTATATACACAATTACGTTGAACTGCAACATATCAACCGACATGGAGAAGATGTGAAGCTAGAAAAACAAGAATGGGGAGATGTTGAAGTCAGTCATAAAAACATGACTCCAACAGATAGTTATTCAGTCTTTAGAGTTTAGATACAAGTAGATCACCTATTATTAGGTTAAAACTCTTCATTTTCAATCATGAAAATTTCTCTAACTATAACTCATCAGAAGTTTCAAATATCAGTTTGATTGCACGAATTTACAGCAGCAATACAACATGCACATAAGGCAGTGTTCTAAAATTCGGCCCAGGACGGAGATTTTTACAACACCGTCCCGATTTCTTCAAATAAGGCGGGCTCCTGTCGGACCCCGGTGGAGTCATGTTTtccaattttaaataaaatattaaataacctaaaactaaaagaaaagacctaaaaatatcaaattttaCTGTTAAGGATATTAATCTTATAATGCTATTTTTGTtgccacatttttattttttaaggacattaatgtaacaaatattgaaatatatatgtttttatatcttaaaagttttatattattatttttacatagtataattcatattttaattgtatttatacaataatttatttattaaaaaatacaaaaatacaaatcagATTAATCTCTAATTAATCTCCGGGAACTCTGTTAGACCAACTAGCGCCTAGCGTTTTTTATAACCTTGACAGGTAAAACAATCAGTTCCTCCTGACCTAGAATTAGCAAACATATTTTCCTTTTCTTGCCTACAACAAATTATAGCCTAATCAAGTATGACATTGTTGTCATAGCCGTCTGATCTCATTTccattactaattttttttttttttttatgaaatttccATTACTAATTAAAAGGTTGACTTTCAATGTGCTTGTCAAGGAACCAATTGAAACAAAAgtttaagctgatagttaagaccCAATAATAGTTTTACATTAATCTTTGACACTGCCCCACATGCAAATTACTCGGGGCTTGAAGCTtgtacaacacaggcccatcttACCATGTATTTTAGTTTCACCAATGAATGGGATTGTCAGGATTCAGACACTCGACCACTTGGTccaagaggctctgataccatatcaagaaaccaattgaaccaaaagtttaagctaatagttaagaatcaataatagtttttatattaatatgtgACAGTGCTCAAGCAATTAACGTACAAATGCTGCATTCATTCAAGCTATGCAGGTAAAGATATTTAAAGGACATCATCAACAGTAACCATATTCACCTAGCCTGCTTGCTCTTACAGGTATAAAGGATTGATAACATCAACAATGATACATATATACATGCATATTACGAAAGATGCTTAATACCTTTGCCATGACAGAGCAATATGGGTAGTGATGTGGCACGTCGTGCTGCTTCGTCTACTCCCTCAATTTTGTTACCCAAAGCCCTGGAAAAGACAATTAAAACACAAGGAACAACAATCAATGCAACAGAGAGAAAGATGAATTTACAAGGAGAGCAGAAAAAAGAACCGAACTTTGCACATGGAAGCCAGCCACTTAATCCGACAACTGCACTCAGACTAGCAGGATATGGATTTCCATTTGCACACTTTCCTAAAGTGAAGCAAGTTGCAGAATATAAGGAGGTTGCAGCACCCATACTGAAGCCTCCAATACCCAGTTTAACTGAAACATAGTAGATTATATTCAAAAACATATTGGGATAATGAAAGGAAGCTTAGCTAGTCCAAGAGGCCACTAAAACTATAAATGTGCCTCTCAACTCAATCTAGTGTTTTCAGGTTAATATTGCAatattaggtttagaagaaatgTAAATTCATACTATAAATGAGCCAACATCAACATGCCAGCCAAACACTAACAATTGATGATGAAAAATTAGAAACTGGCCGAATAGAGTACTTGAAGTAGTTCCACCATCAAATAGTAACAAACAAAAGAGAAACCTACTGTCAGCAGGTTCTGTTGACAACAAATTTGCAACATGTGATGCTGCAGCATCCAAGCCTTCCAAATCATCAGGAGCATTTTCTGAAAGGTCTCCGACATCAAACCCTAATTCAAATCACAATGGCCTTTGGATTATTGTAATAAATACAGCAAACATCAGAACTGAATTTAATCCAAACAGAAATTCATTTCATCTGAACTGCTTACAGGAAAAAAAAGAATTCAAAACGATTTCTTGACACAGATAGTTTAACTCTCTTTTATCAAAAGATTACATCATATAAACACAGACACATACACACACTTACATGCTGTTGACGGGAAGCCGCCAAATATGCTGATAGGTTGAGTTGGCGCAGTAGGACATATCCATTTAATCTGCAtaacaatttataaatcatatttCACTACTTAAAGAAGATTAGTTTCATATAAATCAGCAATTGCTTATATAAGACTCTTTCTGGTACAATTTTACTTACATTTGGAAGAGGGAGGGTCTCCAAAAGTTGGGACCAGCTGCCAATGAAAATCAAACAACATATGAGATGCTGAAATTCAGTCTGTTAGATTTCATTATTCTTCTGTCtttctttatttatctttatacTTGTTTTGTGGTGGTATTGGGTAAACTTCCACATCATAATATCAACCAAATTTGCAAAATCTTAAAACAGACGAATTACTGATTAGGCAGCTTGAAATAAGTGTTCATTCTCAATCCTATAACAGAATGATTCTTAatgagatttaaaaaaaaaaaaactgtaatACATACCTAATTTAATTTccacattaaaaaaaatgcatgATTCAATTTCCTAGATACACTACAACATCATGAAACAacaccaaaaagaaaaaaatccacATCTGAGACACAAAATGCATATGGCTCGATAAAGTTATTATTCAAATCATCAAGGCCATGtcttacaacaacaacaacaacaacaaagccttagtcccgaaatgattcggggtcggctaacatgaaccatcatataaaaccgtgaaaatcaagtcgtgtcagcgacacagattcgctccctccactccgtcctatccactaccatattttcctcaattcccaataaactcatatcactctcgatcaccctcctccaagtttgcttaggtcttcccctacccctcaccactacatccctttgccactcttcggttctcctaaccggcgcatcaagcgctctacgtctcacatggccaaaccaccttagtcggttttctctcattttattctcaatagatgtaacccctacttttgtcctaattatttcattacgcacccggtcctttctcgtgtgaccacacatccatctcaacatacgcatctccgccaccgacatcttatggatgtggcagtgtttcactgcccaacactccgtaccatataacaatgctggtctaattgccttccggtagaattttcccttcaatcaaGGCCATgtcttgacaaaaaaaaaaatctcaagtATGCCACAAGTCACGAACAGATAAAAAACGTGTGCATCAGAGAACCTTTTTCTCCAGGGTGAAGGAAGAGGAGAGAGGTAAATTTGGTTCCGTATTCATGACCTGTGCATTTAGCACATAACTCAAAAGGAGCGCAGAATGCGAATGATTAAGAGATCATCAGTAAGGAAGAGCAATGGAAAAATGGTATTACCTCGATCCATTATCACCAAGACCATGTAGCCATACAACAGTAGCTTGATGTTTACCTTTGGGCCTAACCACGTAAGTCCTTCCAAACTCAAATGCCCTTCTAGCAGTTTTACCACCTTAGAATGATATTAAGCACGATTTAATAATATGGGAGGAGTAATACAAACAAAGATACTAATGTGCATGTTCATACAAAGGCCAAACGAATTTTCTAGAATGTTTCATTGCAAAAATAACATgatccaaataaaaaattataaactgGCAAGGAAAAGCAAGAAAAATGATACTAACCAGAAACCATGGAAGGACCGGTAAAACTCATAGTAGGCCCCCAAAAAAAGATAGCCCAGTGAAACCACTAGCAAGGATGATTGGAAGAGTACAGCACCTGCAAATGAGaatgaaaaaaggaaaaaaaaatcatacttGGGGATTTCAAATGAAAGACATTGACAACCAAAGTAATTCCAATATGCAACCGCTTCTACAGTGCCTAGCGACCGAAACTAACTACATCAAAGGGCACATTTTAACTAAGTTTCGTGAAGGAAAATAATAtccaatctcaaaataaaaaatgaacagAAGTTTAGCATAATCGGTGGAAACATTGGAACTCCGGGGCAACACTTGTCTGGGTAGAAAATGGCACAAAAAGAGAGCATAATATTGGTGGTGCAGACATCCAGCTTAAAAACATCCAAGAACATTTAATCCACAGCACTTGAAAACCAGATCAACCCTAATTAATTAACCACAAAGTAACAGGGCTATCAATTGGAAAAAAGAAACAGAATTGGATGCTCCAATGAGTAGATAATGATTGAATAATAAAAAGATTATCTAAGGAAAATCTCAAATTAGACATAGAGAGAAACGCAAGTTGATTAGGGTTAGAGGCATTTACCAGGAGAAAACTTGGAGAGAGATATGGAGAAAGCAAGTAAAAATGAAGAGCTAAAATATCTGTTCTATCTGGGTAGACATGCATACTTGTCTATTGTTTTGTTTGTCTTTATTTATCGTTATACTAAACGCACCGTCTTAGTACTGCTACTTTGTCATCTAATCAAGAGTTGAATGGTTCCAACTCCATGTGAATGGTCTAGAATTTTGAAATACTGGATGGATccatttttttgtattttactgTTCCCCCATTGTATTAAAtatttaacccttttttttttcaaaacgaAGCCattcatactttttttttttttattatctttttctttttttatgggatttttttattattattatcaataagccattgatttttttttgtttttggtactACCTTCTAAAAAATGTATTTGATTAGAGCATTTTTAATACAAGTaacttcaaaaattattaaaacttAACACaacatctaataatattttatttttctctcatctatatcattttttatcttttttaaaaaAGTATTCCAATATAAAGCAATTCTAAAAGTTGTTACTACACAAATCATTATTTATGTATAATttattggcaaaaagcatcatgaggCCCCTGAtgtttcattgtttggtgcattaagtcatcgatctttcatttagacacattgagccctttaTCTTTCATTGGttggtgcattaagccttcgatcttttatttagacacattgagccattgatctttcatatatgggtgtattaggcccttccgtaaatcaattcatatataggTGTATTAAGGACCTGTTTGATTCAATTGTTAGCTAATAGATGTTGTTGTTGATGTTAGTTGTTTGCGGTTGTAGtaagttgtttgttgtttgttattagctgtttattTATTAGTGTTTGGCAAAATTATACTGAACTGTtgttgttagtatttaaaatgtttaatatggaaatgttttaaattaatcaacaaataaattataaaataaaaaatgtattatacaaattaaaaaaataatttaaataaaaaataaaaagtttatttatttttatttttttttgtagaaaaggaaaggaaagcaaagcaaaacaagcaactacaccgggattagcctaggaaagctaaccccaatcctatcctctaaaagaagaggagaaagagcgatagggggaacggtaagggtagaaacacctaacaccccctcatggcctgccgccgccaagtgatctgcaacacggttctgctcccggaaaatgtggctgaactcaaggatatcaaatgaggggctaagcctcttaatagctttaataaggttgcggctatgaagacccatgacatgactac comes from Euphorbia lathyris chromosome 8, ddEupLath1.1, whole genome shotgun sequence and encodes:
- the LOC136203066 gene encoding uncharacterized protein, with the protein product MSFTGPSMVSGGKTARRAFEFGRTYVVRPKGKHQATVVWLHGLGDNGSSWSQLLETLPLPNIKWICPTAPTQPISIFGGFPSTAWFDVGDLSENAPDDLEGLDAAASHVANLLSTEPADIKLGIGGFSMGAATSLYSATCFTLGKCANGNPYPASLSAVVGLSGWLPCAKALGNKIEGVDEAARRATSLPILLCHGKGDDVVPYKYGEKSSQVLGSTGFQDVTFKAYNGLGHYTIPQEMDEVCGWLNSKLGLEGCSS